From a single Metopolophium dirhodum isolate CAU chromosome 6, ASM1992520v1, whole genome shotgun sequence genomic region:
- the LOC132947821 gene encoding transcription factor HES-2-like yields the protein MCHTTISGTDDDENMDEISSTSPPPTNSKKPGKLHIEPRKIRKPLMEKKRRARINQSLDELKRIVVDAEKFAGQDLSRVNKLEKADILEMTVRYLKRKSTASAPSPPPPGPEVYAAGYRRCIGQVQELLAEQWTDERRLMSGQRMIEHLESCARRLNNAPANRLSSSSSPSDQPPNTNNVTVVSNNINVCSSSSSSSCSSDEDDSGAATEDRTATELRRDATPAKLMWRPW from the exons ATGTGTCATACGACGATTTCCGGtaccgacgacgacgaaaaCATGGACGAGATCTCTTCGACATCTCCACCGCCGACAAACTCCAAGAAACCCGGAAAACTACACATCGAGCCCCGGAAG ATCCGAAAGCCGTTGATGGAGAAAAAGCGACGGGCAAGAATAAATCAGAGCCTGGACGAACTTAAACGAATCGTAGTGGACGCCGAGAAATTC GCCGGACAAGACCTCTCCAGAGTGAACAAACTGGAAAAAGCCGATATCCTGGAGATGACGGTCAGGTACCTGAAACGGAAGTCGACGGCCTCGGCGCCGTCACCGCCACCGCCCGGACCGGAAGTATACGCTGCCGGATACAGGCGGTGCATAGGACAGGTCCAAGAGCTGTTGGCCGAACAGTGGACGGACGAGCGGCGACTAATGTCCGGTCAAAGGATGATCGAGCACTTGGAGTCGTGCGCGAGGAGGCTGAATAACGCGCCGGCGAACCGATTGTCGTCTTCGTCTTCTCCTTCGGACCAACCGCCGAACACCAATAATGTCACCGTCGTGAGCAATAATATTAACGTTTGctcgtcgtcgtcatcatcgTCTTGCTCGTCCGACGAAGATGATAGTGGCGCGGCGACGGAGGACCGCACCGCGACGGAGTTACGCCGAGACGCCACCCCCGCAAAGTTGATGTGGAGGCCTTGGTAG